A part of Actinobaculum sp. 313 genomic DNA contains:
- a CDS encoding NAD(P)-binding domain-containing protein yields MGNIDPWEEAADVVPSYFADFEDYFDLPVLRPVMVRSVSEDPTPGLRLLRVATSIGLFHARVVVSCTGTWTRPFVPNYPGMADFRGQQYHTQDYPGPRYFEKQRVVVVGSGLSAQLHLADLDRVAKKLYWVARTPPVSSAEDGTDSLPRATSRNSPVSRKRRRPMFSRVEPYGVRWDDGSYLEADAIIWATGFRRELRHLAPLGLRSRGAVLCWKVAECCPIHASIYLAMRRTDSVVRGATAWRHGVRPEKLSHSSGVKYTREYEPCSRNI; encoded by the coding sequence ATGGGCAACATCGACCCGTGGGAAGAAGCGGCCGACGTCGTGCCATCGTACTTCGCCGATTTCGAAGACTATTTCGACCTGCCCGTTCTGCGCCCGGTGATGGTCCGATCAGTCAGCGAGGATCCGACGCCTGGGTTGCGTCTACTTCGGGTAGCTACCTCGATAGGTCTGTTCCATGCTCGCGTCGTCGTCTCCTGTACAGGAACCTGGACGCGTCCCTTTGTGCCGAATTATCCAGGAATGGCAGACTTTCGTGGCCAGCAGTATCACACGCAGGATTACCCCGGGCCGCGGTACTTCGAGAAGCAGCGCGTCGTCGTCGTTGGTTCCGGTCTGAGCGCGCAGCTCCACCTGGCAGATCTGGATCGCGTCGCCAAAAAGCTGTACTGGGTGGCGCGGACTCCTCCCGTGAGCAGTGCCGAAGACGGGACGGATTCCCTCCCCCGTGCAACCTCGCGGAATAGTCCCGTGAGTCGAAAGCGCCGTCGACCGATGTTCAGCCGTGTAGAGCCATACGGGGTGCGATGGGATGACGGTTCTTATCTTGAGGCGGACGCCATCATTTGGGCGACGGGATTCCGGCGGGAGCTTCGGCATCTTGCGCCGCTTGGCCTGCGCAGTCGTGGGGCGGTATTGTGTTGGAAGGTAGCCGAGTGCTGTCCGATCCACGCGTCCATATACTTGGCAATGCGCCGCACAGATTCAGTGGTCCGGGGCGCGACGGCGTGGAGGCACGGCGTGCGGCCCGAGAAATTGTCGCATTCCTCAGGAGTGAAGTACACGCGTGAGTACGAACCTTGTTCAAGAAATATCTAG
- a CDS encoding permease prefix domain 1-containing protein — protein MDTISTFLDAMFAPYPETPRLLEAKRELRAMMEDAYADAMASGKSHNEAVGSVITDFGNLEELAPVLGILPDIRTTAKLDDDEVTNSAAHDGVAGTTAAALRGHDSTYEEPHHTVITLPDAQALAEARRSTSTLLANGVALCVLAGAVFLTFLGLAKGDNGIGVLPLNDNQAAALGLPCALVLVAVAVGLFIRRQQAFVGLEHLVDGTFTRDPIVTAWAARLRIENEGKRSRALAVAVTLWILAAIPVLAAAFLSDNDGNREYMLLAFAVALLMVATGLRIFLPTNWAAATHDTVTHQGQTAAATPPNPKELRFSDALAGPYWLLCLGIYLGGSFITQRWDLTWMIWPIAGVLFGIIAATETGIRSWKAR, from the coding sequence ATGGACACCATCTCCACCTTCCTCGACGCCATGTTTGCCCCCTATCCCGAGACACCGCGCCTCTTGGAAGCAAAGCGTGAACTCCGTGCCATGATGGAAGATGCCTACGCGGATGCGATGGCTTCCGGCAAGTCCCATAATGAAGCGGTTGGCTCCGTTATCACAGACTTCGGGAATCTCGAAGAACTCGCGCCAGTGCTAGGCATCCTCCCGGATATCCGCACCACCGCCAAGTTGGACGACGACGAGGTGACGAACTCTGCAGCGCACGACGGCGTCGCCGGAACAACGGCTGCCGCACTGCGGGGGCACGATTCCACCTACGAAGAACCACACCACACCGTCATCACGCTGCCCGACGCGCAGGCGCTGGCCGAGGCACGCCGCTCTACCAGCACTCTTCTTGCAAACGGAGTGGCCCTGTGTGTGCTCGCAGGGGCCGTCTTCCTCACCTTCCTCGGTCTGGCGAAGGGTGACAACGGCATTGGCGTTCTCCCATTGAATGACAACCAGGCAGCCGCACTGGGGTTACCGTGCGCGCTTGTCCTCGTCGCCGTCGCCGTCGGACTCTTCATTCGGCGCCAGCAGGCGTTCGTAGGCCTTGAGCACCTCGTTGACGGCACGTTCACCCGTGACCCTATCGTCACGGCTTGGGCAGCACGGTTGCGCATAGAAAACGAGGGCAAACGGTCCCGGGCTCTTGCCGTTGCCGTCACTCTCTGGATTCTCGCTGCAATACCGGTACTGGCTGCCGCGTTCCTTTCCGATAACGATGGCAACCGCGAGTATATGCTTCTCGCTTTTGCCGTCGCACTCCTTATGGTTGCTACCGGACTGCGCATCTTTTTGCCCACCAATTGGGCCGCCGCTACTCATGACACTGTGACGCATCAAGGTCAGACAGCTGCGGCTACGCCACCCAATCCAAAAGAACTACGCTTCAGCGATGCTCTGGCCGGACCGTATTGGCTGCTCTGCTTAGGAATCTATCTGGGTGGATCCTTCATCACCCAACGCTGGGACCTCACCTGGATGATCTGGCCTATCGCCGGCGTGCTCTTCGGCATTATCGCGGCAACGGAAACCGGTATCCGTTCCTGGAAGGCGCGCTGA
- a CDS encoding DUF4352 domain-containing protein: MSQSNGGFNGPSEPNIPMTTGADGQYDSSAGYAVGQRPAFGRYPGSAAGYSGSVGGYPESSTGYLDPQVLPGWQADYYVPANEPRGSRMWGWIIAAAAVIGLVIGILFGADVLGNGGQPDPSPNTRAMPPSLPVTSATVTPESLHSTTATDPAITTPTSSPEPSASVSSTERLGERKARVDAVTIEALEYESNADDMIAGNPAKAHDEAENEQKVVGVKLKITNTGTASVDPYDDIGGPDLYAADGLSYARFGYEGDGSIADIGQLAAGDVVEAWVYFAVPQDFSPGGAELEMWSRADVETVRITLPD, encoded by the coding sequence ATGAGTCAATCGAACGGTGGCTTCAACGGACCTTCGGAGCCGAATATTCCGATGACTACCGGTGCGGATGGTCAATACGATTCATCCGCTGGATATGCCGTAGGCCAGCGTCCGGCGTTCGGCAGATACCCGGGTTCGGCCGCGGGATACTCTGGGTCGGTTGGAGGGTACCCGGAGTCGAGCACGGGCTATCTGGATCCCCAGGTGCTGCCGGGTTGGCAAGCGGACTACTATGTGCCTGCAAATGAACCGCGCGGTTCTCGGATGTGGGGCTGGATTATTGCAGCGGCCGCAGTGATTGGCCTTGTTATCGGAATTCTGTTCGGTGCCGACGTTCTTGGCAATGGCGGGCAGCCGGATCCATCCCCGAATACGCGCGCAATGCCGCCATCGCTCCCGGTGACCTCAGCGACGGTCACGCCTGAGTCGCTTCACTCCACCACCGCTACCGATCCTGCGATCACCACGCCCACCAGTTCCCCAGAACCAAGTGCGTCGGTGTCGTCCACGGAGCGACTGGGGGAGCGCAAGGCGCGGGTTGACGCTGTCACTATTGAGGCCTTGGAGTATGAGTCGAACGCAGATGACATGATTGCGGGGAATCCGGCAAAAGCTCATGACGAGGCAGAAAACGAGCAGAAGGTCGTCGGCGTCAAACTCAAGATAACGAACACGGGAACAGCATCCGTCGACCCCTATGACGACATCGGTGGTCCGGACCTCTACGCCGCAGATGGTCTGAGTTATGCCCGCTTTGGTTATGAGGGGGACGGCTCCATCGCAGACATCGGACAGTTGGCAGCGGGCGACGTGGTGGAGGCGTGGGTCTACTTCGCTGTTCCACAGGATTTCTCTCCCGGCGGGGCAGAACTGGAGATGTGGTCGCGCGCGGATGTGGAAACGGTCAGGATTACCCTTCCGGACTAG
- a CDS encoding DUF4352 domain-containing protein, which translates to MSQSSGGFGGPESQRFAPPSQRATGPQGTPQQPAVPGQPGQWVPQGSQPQAQRSQYGQAAAPGQYGASYPSGQPGSYGQSGSYGAGGGAGSYPGATGGQAPSSGQFAGYGSYGAGAYPGGPVGPGQPLVGGVFGSGPSGRRGFPVWGWVLVAVAAVGVVVGILFATGVFGGGDKEADPTRTPSAVAESSPSSLSTTPSEDTTTPTPTSTTPVAEKIDEYTARVNSLNLEAVEYNPDATEQVLKDPSKVLDSPTEGQKIVGVKFKIKNIGSEPMDPFSDLGGPYFYTADGELYPWFGYWGDGALILVGELSQGEEAEAWVYFDVPQDFSPESAELQLWAHGDSERVRIAVP; encoded by the coding sequence ATGAGTCAGTCTAGTGGTGGGTTCGGTGGGCCGGAGTCGCAGCGGTTTGCCCCGCCGAGTCAGCGGGCCACAGGCCCGCAGGGCACACCGCAGCAGCCAGCGGTGCCGGGGCAGCCGGGGCAGTGGGTTCCGCAGGGTTCGCAGCCGCAGGCTCAGCGTTCGCAGTACGGGCAGGCCGCTGCTCCGGGGCAATATGGGGCTTCGTATCCGAGCGGCCAGCCGGGGTCGTATGGTCAGTCTGGTTCGTATGGTGCTGGTGGCGGTGCGGGTTCGTATCCGGGTGCGACTGGCGGTCAGGCGCCGTCGTCCGGTCAGTTCGCGGGTTATGGTTCGTATGGTGCTGGTGCCTATCCGGGTGGTCCGGTGGGGCCGGGGCAGCCGCTTGTGGGTGGTGTGTTTGGTTCTGGTCCTTCGGGTCGGCGTGGGTTCCCGGTGTGGGGCTGGGTTTTGGTGGCGGTCGCTGCTGTTGGTGTTGTTGTGGGGATTCTGTTTGCCACTGGTGTGTTCGGTGGCGGGGATAAGGAAGCTGACCCGACACGGACGCCGAGCGCCGTGGCGGAATCATCGCCGAGCAGTCTTTCGACGACGCCGTCGGAAGATACGACAACACCAACGCCGACCTCAACAACTCCTGTGGCTGAAAAGATTGATGAGTATACCGCGCGGGTGAACTCATTGAACCTCGAAGCTGTTGAGTATAACCCGGATGCAACGGAGCAAGTCTTGAAGGACCCAAGTAAGGTGCTTGACAGCCCGACGGAAGGTCAAAAGATTGTCGGTGTGAAATTCAAGATAAAGAACATTGGATCTGAACCGATGGATCCATTCAGTGATCTCGGAGGCCCCTATTTCTATACCGCTGATGGAGAACTCTATCCGTGGTTTGGATATTGGGGTGACGGTGCGCTGATCCTTGTAGGAGAACTTAGTCAAGGTGAAGAAGCGGAAGCTTGGGTGTACTTCGACGTTCCACAGGACTTCAGCCCTGAATCGGCAGAGCTGCAGCTGTGGGCGCACGGGGATTCGGAACGCGTGAGAATTGCCGTTCCATGA
- a CDS encoding DUF3418 domain-containing protein has product MADQHPGKNADRGIRRDSPQDRAARPVGRNGIPQQSPRQEETRTEKGGTSGHDGTHTRRGNKHSSRRKRGSQSHTRRASGPRPPFQPFSAEQLTARQAARPAISYPDLPVSARREEIAAAIRDHQVVVVAGETGSGKTTQLPKICLELGRGITGLIGHTQPRRIAARSVAERICEELDVPLGGPIGYQVRFTEEVSPTTLVKLMTDGILLAEIQSDPELRRYDTLIIDEAHERSLNIDFILGYLAQLLPRRPDLKVIITSATIDTERFAAHFGAHRYGGKPGDTAPVIEVSGRTYPVEIRYRPLTGQDGGPYEYEETHAADRLAPSQLATHDSPFAPSAPAGQAKPFARSSTVIPSAAHAKPETPGRSDAVDQVTGIVEACDELMAEGPGDILVFLSGEGEIRDTHAALADELRERYVAPGGTSNVPQAVEVLPLFARLSAAEQHRIFAPHRHRRIVLATNIAETSLTVPGIRYVVDPGTARISRYSNKTKVQRLPIEAVSQASANQRAGRCGRVADGICIRLYSQEDFAGRDEFTQPEIQRTSLASVILQMVSLGLGDISGFPFIDPPEARAVRAGTQLLEEIGALDTRGGMRLTRIGRQLARLPIDPRLGRMLLEAERNGCASEVLILVAALSVQDVRERPAEKRPQADQFHARFTARSSDFLAYLTLWRYLHTQQRELSGSAFRRMCRAEFLNYLRYREWADVVAQLQQMARPLGLTLHKLALPTRAQIRAARDAASGPAADGTPTSAAVATACRDLGRSTDTPEAAAIHRSLLVGLLSNLGCYDQRTKDYAGARGTHFVIWPGSGLHRRTPEWVMAAELVETSRLFARTVAAIEPHWIEPLAKHLTKRSYSEPFWSARNGAAMCKEKVTLYGMTLVADRPVLLASLGTESAREQAREMFIHHGLVAGEWRTHHKFLQRNADALREAAEIEEKVRHRGIVADEDTLSSFYDERIPPEVVSGRHFDSWWKKARQDDPHLLDFTSELLVGDTDASDSDYPTAWVQGDLTFPISYSYNPGAFNDGMTVTIPVTLLPQVSPEGFDWLVPGMREELVRGTIRALPKRVRRQLVPAPDVAREVLRLLDTSLPYRQAFTSAVHRLRGVEISAADWQETELPSHLQVLFRVRSERGAVLDESTSLEYLQRSLAPQTHSAVESVVKGAVAQALDEAKRGLPAPAGKAEWDEVNDWPEEQIPASMESAGPGGMTVRGYPALVARGQKLSLDVLADPADQAYEHRRGVYHLLARKLELPEARITSRWNSTQSLALASSPYPTTSALVTDLQLASARNLLDQWCDENDVEPGELRQRAQWESLCSWARDRHEDEVHRLALTVAEICAQYEPVARWIKESRSPLLLATLADIRTQLSNLVPAGFVSATPQEQLPHLVRYLKAAYARIQKATTNPSRDDSLAWQIQDVTEKVESAQLDRRTREQLRWMLEEFRVSLFAQELGTQGKVSAKRIEKLLRA; this is encoded by the coding sequence ATGGCAGATCAGCATCCCGGAAAAAACGCCGACCGCGGTATCCGTCGCGATTCTCCGCAGGATCGCGCCGCACGCCCGGTGGGTCGCAACGGCATACCGCAACAATCGCCGCGCCAAGAGGAAACTCGCACCGAGAAGGGCGGCACCTCGGGCCACGATGGCACGCATACCCGTAGGGGCAACAAGCACTCCTCCCGCCGCAAACGCGGCAGCCAGTCGCACACACGCCGGGCATCGGGACCGCGCCCCCCGTTCCAGCCCTTTTCCGCCGAGCAACTCACGGCCCGCCAAGCGGCACGGCCCGCCATTAGCTACCCCGACCTTCCAGTTTCGGCACGCCGGGAGGAGATCGCCGCAGCCATCCGCGATCACCAGGTAGTCGTCGTCGCCGGCGAAACCGGCTCCGGAAAAACTACCCAATTGCCCAAAATCTGCCTTGAGCTGGGCCGCGGCATCACCGGGCTGATCGGGCATACGCAGCCGCGCCGAATCGCCGCCCGTTCCGTAGCGGAGCGCATCTGCGAGGAGTTGGATGTGCCTCTGGGCGGCCCCATCGGCTACCAGGTACGGTTCACGGAGGAAGTCTCCCCCACCACGCTCGTCAAACTGATGACCGATGGCATTCTGCTGGCGGAGATCCAATCAGATCCGGAACTGCGGCGTTACGACACCCTGATTATCGACGAAGCCCACGAGCGCTCCCTCAATATCGACTTCATTCTCGGATACCTCGCGCAACTGTTGCCACGACGCCCGGACCTGAAGGTGATTATCACCTCCGCCACCATTGATACCGAGCGATTCGCCGCCCATTTCGGAGCACATCGCTACGGAGGAAAACCGGGAGATACCGCGCCGGTCATAGAAGTATCCGGTCGTACATATCCCGTGGAGATACGCTACCGCCCTCTTACCGGTCAAGATGGCGGACCGTACGAATACGAGGAGACTCACGCCGCGGATAGGTTGGCCCCGTCTCAGCTGGCAACACACGACTCGCCCTTCGCGCCATCCGCGCCAGCTGGTCAGGCCAAGCCATTCGCCCGGTCGAGCACAGTCATCCCATCCGCCGCCCACGCAAAGCCGGAGACCCCGGGGCGCAGCGACGCCGTCGATCAGGTTACCGGCATCGTTGAGGCCTGCGATGAGCTCATGGCCGAGGGACCCGGCGATATCCTCGTTTTCCTTTCCGGAGAGGGCGAGATCCGTGATACGCACGCCGCACTGGCGGACGAGTTACGAGAACGCTACGTCGCTCCCGGCGGAACCTCAAACGTTCCCCAGGCCGTCGAGGTGCTTCCGCTTTTCGCGCGTCTCTCCGCTGCAGAGCAACACCGCATTTTCGCACCGCATCGGCACCGCCGCATTGTCTTGGCGACCAATATTGCCGAGACCTCGTTAACCGTGCCCGGTATCCGCTACGTCGTCGACCCGGGGACGGCCCGTATCTCGCGCTACTCCAACAAAACAAAAGTGCAACGCCTGCCCATTGAAGCCGTTTCACAGGCGAGTGCCAACCAGCGAGCCGGACGCTGTGGGCGTGTGGCGGACGGAATCTGCATCCGTCTGTACTCCCAGGAGGATTTCGCCGGCCGGGATGAATTCACCCAACCGGAAATCCAGCGCACCTCGCTCGCCTCGGTAATTCTCCAAATGGTTTCACTTGGACTCGGCGATATCAGCGGATTCCCCTTCATCGACCCGCCGGAGGCGCGTGCAGTACGCGCCGGCACCCAACTGCTGGAGGAAATCGGTGCCCTGGACACGCGCGGCGGAATGCGGCTGACTCGTATCGGCCGACAGTTGGCACGACTGCCGATTGACCCACGCCTCGGGCGCATGCTGCTGGAAGCAGAGCGTAACGGCTGTGCCAGCGAAGTACTGATCCTTGTTGCTGCACTATCCGTGCAGGACGTGCGTGAGCGACCGGCAGAGAAACGCCCGCAGGCCGACCAATTCCATGCGCGCTTCACCGCCCGTTCCTCTGATTTTCTCGCTTACCTCACGCTCTGGCGGTACCTGCACACGCAGCAACGCGAGCTTTCCGGTTCCGCCTTCCGGCGTATGTGCCGCGCCGAGTTCCTGAACTATCTGCGCTACCGGGAGTGGGCCGACGTCGTCGCGCAATTGCAACAGATGGCGCGCCCCCTCGGCCTCACCCTGCACAAGCTCGCGCTTCCTACACGGGCACAAATCCGGGCGGCACGCGACGCCGCATCCGGACCCGCTGCCGACGGCACCCCCACCTCCGCCGCCGTCGCAACAGCCTGCCGTGATCTGGGCCGTTCTACCGACACCCCGGAAGCCGCTGCAATCCACCGCTCACTACTGGTGGGACTGCTGTCAAACCTCGGATGCTATGACCAGCGAACTAAAGACTACGCGGGAGCTCGCGGCACCCATTTCGTGATCTGGCCGGGATCCGGCTTACATCGCCGCACACCGGAGTGGGTGATGGCCGCCGAGCTCGTGGAGACCTCACGCCTTTTCGCGCGAACCGTTGCCGCGATCGAGCCACACTGGATTGAGCCCCTGGCCAAACATCTGACAAAGCGGTCCTACTCCGAGCCATTCTGGTCGGCACGCAACGGTGCCGCCATGTGCAAGGAAAAGGTCACGCTTTATGGCATGACGCTGGTTGCCGACCGCCCCGTGTTGCTGGCCTCCCTGGGTACGGAATCGGCACGTGAACAGGCCCGCGAGATGTTCATCCATCACGGCCTGGTCGCGGGAGAGTGGCGAACGCACCACAAGTTCCTGCAACGCAACGCCGATGCCCTACGCGAAGCCGCGGAAATTGAAGAGAAGGTGCGCCACCGGGGCATTGTGGCCGATGAGGATACCCTCTCCTCCTTCTACGACGAACGCATTCCCCCCGAAGTCGTCTCCGGGCGGCATTTCGACTCCTGGTGGAAGAAGGCTCGGCAGGACGACCCACATTTGCTCGACTTCACCAGTGAACTACTGGTGGGAGATACCGATGCCAGCGATTCCGACTATCCCACCGCATGGGTACAGGGCGATCTGACCTTCCCCATCAGTTACTCCTACAACCCGGGAGCCTTTAATGACGGCATGACGGTTACCATTCCTGTTACGCTGCTTCCGCAGGTCTCCCCCGAGGGGTTCGACTGGCTCGTACCGGGAATGCGAGAGGAGCTCGTCAGAGGAACGATTAGGGCCCTACCCAAGCGGGTGCGGCGCCAATTGGTACCAGCACCGGACGTGGCCCGCGAAGTGCTGCGCCTGTTGGACACCAGCCTTCCCTACCGGCAGGCCTTCACATCCGCCGTACATCGCCTGCGCGGGGTGGAAATCAGCGCAGCAGACTGGCAGGAGACCGAACTTCCCTCCCATCTGCAGGTTCTTTTCCGAGTCCGTTCCGAGCGGGGAGCCGTTCTCGACGAAAGCACGAGCCTGGAGTATCTGCAACGGTCCCTCGCACCGCAAACCCATTCGGCCGTCGAATCCGTAGTCAAAGGCGCCGTCGCTCAGGCCCTCGACGAGGCGAAAAGGGGTCTGCCGGCGCCCGCAGGCAAAGCCGAATGGGATGAGGTCAACGATTGGCCCGAGGAGCAGATCCCCGCTTCGATGGAATCTGCCGGACCGGGAGGCATGACGGTGCGTGGATACCCCGCGCTCGTTGCACGCGGCCAGAAACTCAGCCTCGATGTTCTTGCGGATCCTGCCGACCAAGCCTACGAACACAGACGCGGGGTCTACCACTTGCTCGCCCGAAAGTTGGAGCTGCCAGAAGCACGTATCACGTCACGCTGGAACAGCACACAGTCGCTGGCGCTGGCCTCAAGCCCCTATCCGACGACCTCAGCGCTGGTCACGGATCTCCAACTGGCATCCGCACGTAATCTCCTCGATCAGTGGTGCGATGAGAACGACGTCGAGCCGGGCGAACTGCGGCAGCGTGCCCAGTGGGAGTCGCTATGTAGCTGGGCGCGTGATCGCCACGAGGATGAGGTACACCGGCTAGCACTGACGGTGGCAGAGATCTGCGCACAGTACGAACCGGTGGCGCGTTGGATCAAAGAGAGCCGCTCCCCGCTATTGTTAGCAACTCTGGCCGATATTCGCACACAGTTGAGCAACCTCGTTCCGGCAGGGTTCGTCAGTGCGACACCGCAGGAACAGCTTCCCCACCTGGTCCGCTATCTCAAAGCCGCCTATGCACGCATCCAGAAGGCCACCACTAATCCCTCTCGTGATGACTCCCTTGCCTGGCAGATTCAGGATGTCACCGAAAAGGTGGAATCGGCGCAGCTCGACCGCCGCACAAGGGAGCAACTTCGCTGGATGCTCGAGGAGTTCCGCGTCTCGCTTTTTGCGCAGGAACTGGGCACCCAGGGCAAAGTCTCAGCCAAACGAATCGAGAAACTACTGCGCGCCTAG
- a CDS encoding glycosyltransferase, translating into MAARSLRIALVSYHTSPFEPLGTGEAGGMNVVIAHHAQELAARGHEVEILTRRADTSSPEVEYIAPRLRLHYLPAGEPRRYPKGELDAFVQEFSRAMRVLARLDGVAPRCRWDLIHAHHWMSALAAEETVLAANVPLVFSYHSIAAPVGATLADGEPAESPARIAGEERAAQLAHRVIAVSQYEATAVAERYAACNTQMTVLLPGWTATCSTRWLRIPLVYLGRCPSMSCYLRVPTWRWPPGFNHSRVSILPLKHWHRWSWHIARPW; encoded by the coding sequence ATGGCTGCACGATCCTTACGAATCGCGTTGGTGTCATACCACACCTCGCCGTTCGAGCCGCTTGGTACTGGTGAGGCGGGTGGGATGAATGTTGTTATCGCGCACCATGCCCAGGAGTTGGCGGCACGTGGCCACGAGGTGGAGATTCTGACCCGGCGCGCCGATACGTCATCGCCCGAGGTTGAATACATCGCGCCGCGGTTGCGCCTGCACTACCTACCGGCGGGCGAGCCGCGGCGCTACCCGAAGGGCGAGTTGGATGCCTTCGTTCAGGAGTTCAGCCGAGCCATGCGGGTGTTGGCGCGCCTGGATGGCGTGGCACCTCGCTGCCGATGGGACCTTATTCATGCACACCATTGGATGAGTGCGCTTGCGGCCGAAGAGACCGTTCTGGCCGCGAACGTTCCGCTTGTGTTCTCCTACCACTCCATTGCGGCCCCCGTAGGCGCAACGCTGGCCGACGGCGAGCCTGCGGAGAGTCCGGCACGTATTGCAGGCGAGGAGCGAGCTGCACAGCTGGCGCACAGGGTGATCGCGGTATCTCAGTACGAGGCTACTGCCGTCGCGGAACGGTACGCAGCATGCAACACCCAGATGACGGTGCTATTGCCGGGGTGGACTGCGACCTGTTCCACCCGCTGGTTGAGGATCCCCCTGGTGTACTTGGGGCGCTGCCCGTCGATGAGCTGTTACCTACGGGTCCCTACCTGGCGGTGGCCGCCAGGCTTCAACCACTCAAGGGTGTCGATCTTGCCATTGAAGCACTGGCACAGGTGGAGTTGGCACATCGCCCGACCCTGGTGA
- a CDS encoding glycosyltransferase, giving the protein MAARLQPLKGVDLAIEALAQVELAHRPTLVISGTAAEDHSGYESELRECVALLGVQDNVRFIGACARGCLARTLRRSLAVLVPSHTETFGLIALEAAASGVPVIASDVSGLREAVLDGETGLLIAGRDPASWAAVIESLVTDPEYAARLGQAGRRRALTLSWQRAVDGLEKEYDEVVEEFYA; this is encoded by the coding sequence GTGGCCGCCAGGCTTCAACCACTCAAGGGTGTCGATCTTGCCATTGAAGCACTGGCACAGGTGGAGTTGGCACATCGCCCGACCCTGGTGATCTCAGGGACGGCCGCGGAAGACCATTCCGGATACGAAAGTGAACTGCGGGAATGTGTTGCCCTGCTGGGTGTGCAGGACAATGTGCGTTTCATAGGCGCGTGTGCCCGAGGATGCCTGGCGCGCACGCTGCGCCGAAGCTTGGCCGTTCTCGTGCCATCCCACACGGAGACATTTGGTCTCATTGCACTGGAGGCTGCTGCATCGGGTGTACCTGTCATTGCCTCCGACGTGAGTGGGCTGCGGGAAGCTGTTCTGGATGGAGAGACCGGGCTGTTGATAGCGGGTCGCGATCCGGCTTCCTGGGCGGCGGTGATCGAGTCGCTCGTGACCGATCCGGAGTATGCCGCTCGACTCGGGCAGGCAGGGCGCCGACGTGCGCTGACACTGTCCTGGCAGCGAGCGGTCGACGGGCTTGAGAAGGAGTATGACGAGGTTGTTGAGGAGTTCTATGCCTGA
- a CDS encoding PIG-L family deacetylase, producing MPEIRRAVVVHAHPDDETLSSGALLAAWARSGVQVTVVTCTRGERGEVVPGTAHASELSAQRIGEIRAALAVLSGDGVPIAHVFLGSPPARMQGQRPRHYKDSGMRWVKPGVAGPADEADEDSFTRAPRDEATADLVALLAEVRPDVVVGYDAGGTYGHPDHVRAYEITRDAARIAGVQRLEIVSDVASVDQAAGDMRVDDARRHAGAPREGDFVDLPELLPDVTAALECYHTQLTVRDGVIVHVGGQVQEISTHVRLVAAE from the coding sequence ATGCCTGAGATTCGCCGGGCCGTCGTCGTACATGCGCATCCGGACGATGAGACTTTATCCAGCGGTGCCCTGCTCGCGGCGTGGGCACGTTCCGGTGTGCAGGTCACAGTCGTCACCTGCACACGAGGAGAGCGCGGCGAGGTGGTTCCCGGAACGGCCCATGCCAGTGAGCTTTCCGCCCAGCGGATAGGGGAGATACGCGCGGCGCTCGCGGTACTATCCGGCGACGGCGTTCCGATTGCGCACGTATTTCTCGGTTCTCCCCCTGCCCGTATGCAGGGGCAGAGGCCGCGCCACTACAAGGATTCTGGCATGCGCTGGGTGAAGCCCGGGGTGGCGGGCCCGGCCGATGAGGCCGACGAGGATTCGTTCACGCGTGCGCCACGAGACGAGGCGACGGCGGATCTGGTGGCCCTGTTAGCGGAGGTGCGGCCGGACGTCGTCGTCGGGTATGACGCCGGAGGAACCTATGGCCATCCAGATCATGTGAGAGCCTACGAAATTACCCGCGATGCCGCACGCATTGCGGGAGTGCAACGGCTGGAGATTGTTTCGGATGTTGCGTCGGTCGATCAGGCGGCGGGCGATATGCGCGTGGACGACGCGCGGCGCCATGCTGGTGCGCCGAGGGAAGGCGATTTCGTAGACTTGCCGGAGTTACTACCGGATGTGACCGCAGCTCTGGAGTGCTACCACACGCAACTGACCGTGCGCGACGGCGTTATTGTGCATGTGGGTGGGCAAGTGCAGGAGATTTCCACACATGTGCGGCTCGTAGCGGCCGAATAG